A window of Ruminiclostridium herbifermentans genomic DNA:
TCACAATTCTTCTATGATGCTAACATGTGTGGTACAGGTGTTGATGAAAATGGTCTTTACGAATGGAGAACTGATTGTCATACTTATGATGCAAAAGTAAAACTAAATAGTACTGATACAAATATGTCAGATAGCTTCATCAATTCCAACAGAAGTGTGCTTGATCCAGATGGAGATGGCACTGTAGATGTTTCCGGCGGCTTCCACGATGCAGGTGACCACGTAAAATTCGGTATGCCTGAAGCATATTCTGCCTCCACATTAGGATGGGGCTATTATGAATTCAAAGATCAATACAAAGCTACAGGTCAAGATACCCATGCAAAAACTATATTAAGATACTTCAATGACTATTTTATGAAATGTACTTTTTTAAATAGTTCAGGTAAAGCAATAGCTTTCTGTTATCAGGTTGGTGACGGAGACATTGACCATGCTTACTGGCAGGCTCCTGAAAAAGATACAATGTTCAGAAGAGCATGGTTTGCTACTGATGCACTCCCTTCTACTGACTGTGTGTCAGCAACAGCAGCTTCACTGGCAGTTAACTATTTAAATTTCAAAGATGAAGACCCTACATATGCAGAAAAAAGTTTAAAATATGCAAAAGCACTATTTGAATTTGCAGAAAGATGTTCAAATAAATCAGTTAATAACGATGGACCTAAAGGCTATTATGGTTCATCAAAATGGCAGGATGACTACTGCTGGGCAGCAGCATGGCTTTATTTAGCTACAAAGGATGACCATTATTTAACAGAAGCTTTTAAATATTTTGATTACTATGCTGCACCTTGCTGGACTCATTGCTGGAACGATGTTTGGGCAGGTACTGCATGTATCTTAGCTGAAATAGATGATTTATATGATAAAAACAGCCAAGTATTTGAAGATAGATATAAAAAAGCAACTGGAAAGAATCAATATGAAACAATAGACTTCTGGAGTCAGGTTGCAAAATTAGTTGATAATTGGATGAATGGTTCATTAGGAAAAATTACACCAGGCGGATATGCATTCCTTGACAAATGGGGTTCTGCTAGATATAACACAGCTACTCAATTTGTAGCTACTGTTTATGACAAGCACCACGGAGACAAACCTTCAAAGTATAGTGAGTGGGCAAAGAAACAAACGAACTATCTTTTAGGTAATAACCCATTAAACAGAAACTATATTGTTGGCTATAACTCTGTATCTGCTAAATACCCACATCACAGAGCATCTTCAGGTTTCTCAAGATGTGAAGAAACTGGTCCGCAAAAATATGTTCTTTATGGTGCATTAGTTGGAGGTCCTGACGGAAATGACCAACACATTGATAGCACTGCAGACTATATCTATAACGAAGTAACAATCGACTACAATGCTGCATTTGTTGGTGCTTGTGCAGGTCTATACAGATTTTTCGGAGATTCTTCAATGAAAACTGTTACTGACCTTCCAGTAAAAGCTAAATACTATGATAATACTCCAGTAGTTACTCCAGAAATACTCATAGGTGATTTGAATATGGATAAAAGCATAGATGCTTTGGATTTAGCAGCTATGAAAATGCATCTATTAGGTTCTAAGCTCCTATCAGGTGACGCTTTAAAAGCAGCTGATATGAATTCAGATGGTTTTGTAGACGCAATAGATTTTGCAAAGCTGAAGATGTATATGTTGTCATTATAATTAGGCAATGCCTCATTGAAATACCGCCGATGTAATAAATATTTTTGCAATAGAAAAATTCTAGTTGTTAAAATAAGGCAATAAAATGTACTCTACTTCTATGATTGGTTGGTACAATTTTGGATTTCAAAGAGGTGAGAATATTTCTCGCCTCTTTGAAACGCCGTTTATGTAATGAAGCTAGAATTCCAATAAATCTAACAAGAACTTATTAGTACTCGGCTATATTTTAAATGAAATATAGAAATGAAATAAAGAAAATTAAGAAAGGAAGGAAATTTATGAAAATGAGAAAGATCTTATCCAAACTTACAAGCACTTCTATTATAAGTGCTATTGTCTTAGGTTTGCTAATTAGCCCAGCTGGGACAATAGATGTAAGTGCTGCTGATTTGGAATTTAACTATGCAAAAGCATTACAGTACTCACAATTCTTCTATGATGCTAATATGTGTGGTACTGGTGTTGATGAAAATAATCTATATGTATGGAGAAAAGACTGTCATACATACGACGCGAAGCTCAAGTTAGATCCTACAAATACAAATATGTCAGCAAGCTTTATCGCTGCAAACAAAGATGTTCTTGACCCTGACGGAGATGGTACTGTAGACGTTTCAGGCGGTTTTCACGATGCTGGTGACCATGTAAAATTTGGTATGCCAGAAGCATATTCTGGTTCCACATTAGGATGGGGCTTTTATGAATTCAGAGAACAGTATGAAGCTACAGAGCAGGATGCACATGCTAAAACAATATTAAGATATTTCAATGATTATTTTATGAGATGTACTTTCTTAGACAAATCAGGTAAAGTTGTAGCCTTCTGCTATCAGGTAGGTGACGGTGACGTTGACCACGCTTATTGGCAGGCTCCTGAAATTGATAAAATGTTCAGAAGAGGCTGGTTTGCAACTTCGGAATTACCTTCAACTGACGTTGTTACTGCAGCAGCAGCTTCTCTTGCTGTAAACTACATGAATTTTAAGGATGAAGAC
This region includes:
- a CDS encoding glycoside hydrolase family 9 protein, yielding MKKEKILAKIAKTSMVSAITLSMLISPMSAINVDAAVLEYNYAKALQLSQFFYDANMCGTGVDENGLYEWRTDCHTYDAKVKLNSTDTNMSDSFINSNRSVLDPDGDGTVDVSGGFHDAGDHVKFGMPEAYSASTLGWGYYEFKDQYKATGQDTHAKTILRYFNDYFMKCTFLNSSGKAIAFCYQVGDGDIDHAYWQAPEKDTMFRRAWFATDALPSTDCVSATAASLAVNYLNFKDEDPTYAEKSLKYAKALFEFAERCSNKSVNNDGPKGYYGSSKWQDDYCWAAAWLYLATKDDHYLTEAFKYFDYYAAPCWTHCWNDVWAGTACILAEIDDLYDKNSQVFEDRYKKATGKNQYETIDFWSQVAKLVDNWMNGSLGKITPGGYAFLDKWGSARYNTATQFVATVYDKHHGDKPSKYSEWAKKQTNYLLGNNPLNRNYIVGYNSVSAKYPHHRASSGFSRCEETGPQKYVLYGALVGGPDGNDQHIDSTADYIYNEVTIDYNAAFVGACAGLYRFFGDSSMKTVTDLPVKAKYYDNTPVVTPEILIGDLNMDKSIDALDLAAMKMHLLGSKLLSGDALKAADMNSDGFVDAIDFAKLKMYMLSL